Proteins encoded together in one Mycobacterium noviomagense window:
- the ipdE1 gene encoding acyl-CoA dehydrogenase IpdE1, with translation MQDVEEFRAEVREWLAENLVGEFAKLKGLGGPGREHEAFEERRAWNQHLAKAGLTCLGWPVEHGGRGLSVAHRVAFYEEYAIADAPAKVNHFGEELLGPTLIAYGTPAQQQRFLPKILDVTELWCQGYSEPGAGSDLANVSTTAVLDGDQWVINGQKVWTSLAHWAQWCFVLARTEKGSKRHAGLSYLLVPLDQPGVQIRPIVQLTGDSEFNEVFFHDARTDADLVVGAPGDGWRVAMGTLTFERGVSTLGQQIVYARELNGIVELAKRTGAVDDPLIRERLTGAWAGLRAMRSYALATMDVEGGGQAAGKDNVSKLLWANWHRQLGEIAMEVRGKAGMVLKDDFDEWQRLYLFTRADTIYGGSNEIQRNIIAERVLGLPREVKG, from the coding sequence ATGCAGGACGTCGAGGAGTTCCGGGCTGAGGTCCGCGAGTGGCTCGCCGAGAACCTGGTCGGCGAATTCGCCAAGTTGAAGGGCCTCGGCGGGCCCGGCCGCGAGCACGAGGCCTTCGAGGAGCGGCGCGCCTGGAACCAGCATCTGGCGAAAGCGGGCCTGACCTGTCTGGGCTGGCCGGTCGAGCACGGTGGCCGGGGCCTGTCGGTGGCGCACCGGGTCGCGTTCTACGAGGAGTACGCGATCGCCGATGCGCCCGCCAAGGTCAACCATTTCGGCGAGGAACTGCTCGGGCCGACGCTGATCGCCTACGGCACGCCCGCACAGCAGCAGCGGTTTTTGCCGAAGATTCTCGATGTCACCGAGCTGTGGTGCCAGGGCTATTCGGAGCCGGGCGCGGGCAGCGACCTCGCTAATGTGTCGACCACCGCGGTGCTCGACGGCGATCAGTGGGTGATCAACGGGCAGAAGGTGTGGACCTCGCTGGCGCACTGGGCGCAGTGGTGTTTCGTGTTGGCGCGCACCGAAAAGGGCTCCAAGCGCCACGCCGGGCTGTCGTACCTGTTGGTCCCGCTCGACCAGCCGGGGGTGCAGATCCGTCCGATCGTGCAGTTGACCGGCGATTCGGAGTTCAACGAGGTGTTCTTCCACGACGCCCGCACCGACGCCGACTTGGTGGTTGGCGCACCCGGCGACGGGTGGCGGGTCGCGATGGGCACGTTGACCTTCGAGCGCGGTGTTTCGACGCTGGGCCAGCAGATCGTCTACGCGCGGGAGCTGAACGGCATCGTCGAACTTGCCAAACGGACTGGCGCCGTGGACGACCCGCTGATCCGGGAACGCCTGACCGGCGCCTGGGCGGGCCTGCGAGCGATGCGCTCCTACGCCTTGGCGACCATGGATGTCGAAGGTGGCGGCCAGGCCGCCGGGAAAGATAACGTGTCGAAGTTGTTGTGGGCCAACTGGCATCGCCAACTCGGCGAGATCGCGATGGAGGTGCGCGGCAAGGCCGGCATGGTCCTCAAGGACGACTTCGATGAATGGCAGCGGCTCTACCTGTTCACCCGGGCCGACACCATCTACGGCGGCTCCAACGAGATCCAGCGCAACATCATCGCCGAGCGGGTGCTCGGCCTGCCCCGAGAGGTCAAAGGATGA
- the fadD3 gene encoding 3-((3aS,4S,7aS)-7a-methyl-1,5-dioxo-octahydro-1H-inden-4-yl)propanoate--CoA ligase FadD3: protein MSSDPQTIPAVLNRIARELADHPALVTADRTLTFGQLRQEVRQAAAAMISLDVRAGDRVAIWSPNTWHWVVACLATHYAGATMVPINTRYTAAEAADILTRTGAPLLIAMGQFLGADKLADLDRAALPELRHIVRVPVDRSDGTWDEFVAGGVDLKAADARAAAVRPADVSDILFTSGTTGRSKGVLCAHQQSLAGSAAWAACGKITSDDRYLCINPFFHNFGYKAGILACLQTGATLFPLLTFDPQRAMRAVAEHRITVLPGPPTIYQTLLDHPARREYDLRSLRFAVTGAATVPVVLIERMQTELDIDIVLTAYGLTESNGFGTMCRADDDAVTVATTCGRPIADFELRIGEQNEVLLRGPNVMLGYLNDPEATAAAIDADGWLHTGDVGKLDAAGNLQITDRLKDMYICGGFNVYPAEVEQVLARLDGVLDAAVIGMPDERLGEVGRAFVVKRPDSRLDEAAVITYAREQLANFKTPRSVRFVEELPRNAGGKVVKPLLREMP from the coding sequence ATGTCGAGCGATCCGCAGACCATTCCTGCGGTGTTAAATCGCATCGCGCGCGAGCTTGCCGACCACCCGGCGCTGGTCACGGCCGATCGCACGCTCACTTTCGGGCAGCTGCGCCAAGAGGTTCGCCAGGCCGCGGCGGCGATGATCAGCCTCGATGTTCGAGCCGGTGACCGGGTGGCGATCTGGTCGCCGAACACCTGGCACTGGGTGGTGGCGTGCCTGGCCACGCACTACGCCGGCGCGACGATGGTGCCGATCAATACCCGCTACACCGCCGCCGAGGCCGCCGACATCCTGACGCGCACTGGCGCTCCACTGCTGATCGCGATGGGCCAGTTCCTCGGCGCCGACAAGCTCGCCGACCTCGACCGTGCCGCGCTGCCCGAATTGCGCCACATCGTGCGGGTGCCGGTGGACCGCAGCGACGGCACGTGGGACGAGTTCGTGGCAGGCGGCGTCGATTTGAAAGCCGCCGACGCCCGCGCGGCAGCGGTGCGCCCCGCCGACGTCTCCGACATCCTGTTCACCTCAGGTACCACCGGCCGCAGCAAAGGCGTCCTGTGCGCACACCAACAATCGCTGGCCGGTTCCGCGGCGTGGGCGGCCTGCGGCAAGATCACCAGCGACGACCGCTACCTCTGCATCAACCCGTTTTTCCACAACTTCGGTTACAAGGCCGGCATTTTGGCTTGCCTGCAGACCGGCGCGACGTTATTTCCGTTGCTGACGTTCGACCCGCAGCGGGCGATGCGGGCGGTGGCCGAGCACCGCATCACGGTGCTCCCCGGGCCGCCGACCATCTATCAAACGCTGCTCGATCATCCCGCACGCCGCGAATACGACTTGCGCTCACTGCGTTTCGCAGTCACCGGTGCGGCCACGGTGCCGGTGGTGTTGATCGAGCGGATGCAGACCGAGCTGGACATCGACATCGTGCTGACCGCCTACGGCCTGACCGAATCCAACGGGTTCGGCACCATGTGCCGCGCTGATGACGACGCCGTCACAGTCGCCACCACCTGCGGTCGCCCCATCGCCGATTTCGAACTGCGCATCGGCGAGCAGAACGAGGTGTTGCTACGCGGGCCCAACGTCATGCTGGGCTACCTCAACGACCCGGAGGCCACCGCGGCGGCCATCGACGCCGACGGCTGGCTGCACACCGGCGACGTCGGAAAGCTGGACGCCGCAGGCAATCTGCAGATCACCGACCGGCTCAAGGACATGTACATCTGCGGCGGCTTCAACGTCTACCCCGCCGAGGTCGAGCAGGTGCTGGCGCGGTTGGACGGCGTGCTGGATGCCGCAGTGATCGGCATGCCCGACGAGCGGCTCGGCGAAGTCGGCCGCGCATTTGTGGTGAAGCGCCCGGACTCCCGCCTGGACGAAGCGGCGGTAATCACATACGCACGTGAGCAGTTGGCGAACTTCAAGACGCCCCGCTCGGTGCGGTTTGTCGAGGAGCTGCCCCGCAACGCGGGCGGCAAGGTGGTCAAGCCCCTACTGCGAGAGATGCCATAG